A portion of the Blastocatellia bacterium genome contains these proteins:
- a CDS encoding outer membrane beta-barrel protein — MSFTRVTLNFLAACCLSVICPMIAWAQNNEVSLSAGGGGVLSGGKSVSAPACTLAYTRHLTDHLAVEGAFELFYIRGDDFAGAQVAALYHFRPADETRRFIPYVTAGIGKTSTDFTEIEGQVVIRLGGGFKYYFLENLGLRVELRDEIIRTGGSGYYPLPGSPQHLLSVRAGVVLRF, encoded by the coding sequence GTGAGTTTCACAAGAGTGACACTAAACTTCTTAGCAGCGTGCTGTTTGTCGGTTATATGTCCTATGATTGCCTGGGCGCAAAACAATGAGGTGAGTCTTTCCGCCGGCGGTGGTGGAGTGCTGAGCGGTGGAAAGAGTGTCTCCGCGCCAGCCTGCACCCTGGCATATACCCGGCATCTGACGGATCATCTGGCCGTGGAAGGCGCATTCGAGCTGTTTTATATCCGAGGAGATGATTTCGCTGGAGCGCAGGTGGCTGCGCTCTATCATTTCCGGCCAGCCGATGAAACCCGACGATTCATTCCTTATGTCACGGCAGGGATCGGAAAAACCTCCACCGATTTTACTGAGATCGAAGGTCAAGTGGTGATCCGGCTGGGTGGGGGGTTCAAGTATTACTTTCTGGAAAATCTAGGTCTGCGGGTAGAGCTTCGTGATGAGATCATCCGCACGGGAGGCAGCGGATACTATCCCCTGCCCGGCTCACCACAGCACTTGCTGAGCGTTCGAGCCGGCGTGGTGCTTCG